In bacterium, the DNA window CAGTTTGATCGGAGTACATTGGCGAGATACTGCCGTCGTTGGGAACCCAGATTTCAAACGAAGCGCCGCTCGCATCGCCATTGATGAGTTCAATCCATTGATGGTAACGACCGCCCGCGAGCTTGAAACGGGTCATCGGATTGTAGTGGTACACAAACGCTAACCGGGGGTCGAACTTCGTCCATTTCCCCATCTCGTGCCAATACCAGCGGAGACCGTATTTCATTTCCAATTTGGGTGCCAGTTTCCAATTGTCTTGCAGATAATGAGCGATGTTCCATGAATGTCCGTTAATATCCGCTTGCGTTGTCTTTTCGTTCATACTCTTCACGACAACGGAGAAGCGGTGCGCTTCGATACCAGTACGAAAGGTATGATTCGATATGCCGTGGTATTCGCCATCGGTTCGCAACATCTGGTCGTGAAATTGATTCGTGAATGCCATCATCTGTCGGCCTTCGTTGTAGATACTGAAGTCGCTTGCATAGCGGCTGTACGTGTACCCGAACGTGACAAATGCATCGGTACTCACTACATGACGGAGGCGGCTGGCGAAGGTGCGATTGCCCCATTGGGTACTAATCTTGAAACGACTATCGTCGTCGCCTGCCTCTACTGTCATATCGTCGAGTCCGGTGTAACCGGCAACCGTCAGTGTCGTCTTTTCATTAAAGTCCCAATTCAATTTGCCATTCGCATCGTAGAAGTAGTAATCGGGAAGGTCTTTGAAATCCTCATTTTTCCGCAATGGGTCAAGAATGAAATCGAAATAGGTACGTCGTCCCGACAATGCATAGGAACCTTGCTTACCGGGTAACGGGCCTTCAATCAAGGCACGGGAGGAGACGATACCTAACGAAACGTTGCCCTTGGTTTCATTCCGGTTGCCTTCTTTCGTGACGACTTCGAGGATACTGCCGGCACGACCGCCGTACTCCGCCGAGAAACCGCCCTTCATCAGTTGTAGATGCTTGACGGCGTCGCCATTGAATGTAGAGAAAATGCCGAACATGTGCGATGGATTGTACACTGCGCTTTGATCCATCTGAATCAAACACATCGCGGAATTGCCACCGCGAACATTTAAGCCGGTGGAAATATCCGACGTCGATTTCACACCGGGGATTGCTTGAATCATCCGTAGAATATCGACTTCTCCGGCAAGCGCCGGGATATTTTTTATGCGCTGCGATTCGATAACGACTGAGGAAACTTTTGCGGTTTGTCGGCCTTCGTCGTTCTCTTCCCGTTCGCCGATGACTTCGATTTCCTTTTGTTGGACACCGGTAACCGCTAACTCGACATCGAGGGTTTTCACTGCATTGGCATCAAGGGTCACTGGTTTAGTGAGCACAGCATAACCCATTGCGCTAAACCGCAGGGTGTAGTTGCCAGCCGAGAGGTTACTCAAGATGTAAAAGCCATCGAGATTTGCCGGGGTGCCGATGTTGGTATTAGCAATTTGCACCGAAGCGCCGGGTATGGTCTCACGGGAAGAATGATCGCGGACAAAGCCACGGATGGTAGCGGCTTGTACTGTCGCACCAAAGAGTATTAGAAAGAACCAGGTTAGAAGGCAAGTGTGCCTTTTCAGATTGCAGGGGATGTTTCGCATGGGGATCCGATCTCATAAGATTCGTATTTAACAGAAGTTGCGACATTATTACTAATGTGAAATATTCCGCAACCAATCATTAGTGCCACCACATTGTCGATTGGTTGCACCGGCGAAAAGATACAAGAAAGCAAAAGAAGAGTCAAAATGAAGAATTTGTTATTACTTAACAAGCAACAACGATTGGGTTGTTGAGGTGTTAACTGTCGATAACCGGACGAAGTATATACCGGAGGGAGTATTCACAAGGGATAGGGGATAGATACCATTTCTGCGGTTGGCATCATCCAGTGAGAAGGTCGAAACTTGTCGTCCGGTACGATCAAAGAGTACACCCGTTACCGGCGATGTTGGCGGTAGGGAGAAGCGAATTGTAGTACTCCCATTGGTTGGGTTCGGATACAGGGAAAATTGGAACGGTTGCGGTAAAATCACACCGTTTTGAGTAATTGGATCCGGTGCGGCGACATCGGGGAATACCGGTGTTGTCCGGAATG includes these proteins:
- a CDS encoding TonB-dependent receptor — its product is MRNIPCNLKRHTCLLTWFFLILFGATVQAATIRGFVRDHSSRETIPGASVQIANTNIGTPANLDGFYILSNLSAGNYTLRFSAMGYAVLTKPVTLDANAVKTLDVELAVTGVQQKEIEVIGEREENDEGRQTAKVSSVVIESQRIKNIPALAGEVDILRMIQAIPGVKSTSDISTGLNVRGGNSAMCLIQMDQSAVYNPSHMFGIFSTFNGDAVKHLQLMKGGFSAEYGGRAGSILEVVTKEGNRNETKGNVSLGIVSSRALIEGPLPGKQGSYALSGRRTYFDFILDPLRKNEDFKDLPDYYFYDANGKLNWDFNEKTTLTVAGYTGLDDMTVEAGDDDSRFKISTQWGNRTFASRLRHVVSTDAFVTFGYTYSRYASDFSIYNEGRQMMAFTNQFHDQMLRTDGEYHGISNHTFRTGIEAHRFSVVVKSMNEKTTQADINGHSWNIAHYLQDNWKLAPKLEMKYGLRWYWHEMGKWTKFDPRLAFVYHYNPMTRFKLAGGRYHQWIELINGDASGASFEIWVPNDGSISPMYSDQT